The genome window CGAGGCGATACATGTAAACACCGCTGCTCACGCGTTCGCCAAGTTGATTGGTGCCATCCCACTGAACAGAAAATTTCCCGGCGGATTGCTGACCGTTCACCAGCGTTTTCACTAACTGTCCCAAAGTATTGTAAATTTGCAATTTAACATCGCTGAAATTTGACAATTGGTAATCGATGTGCGTTACCGGATTAAACGGGTTGGGATAATTTTGCGCCAGCGAAAAGCCATCCGGCAACGTGTTGCCGGTTTCTGCGATAGCCAGCGGTGCGGCCGGTGCATAGGTTACAGCAAACTCACCACCGACGCCGGCTGCCAATCGCAAAATGCGCTGTTGTGCGTCAAAATCGGCATATGGCTGTTCGTCGCGGGTGACAGCTGCGATGACCAGCGCCGTATCGCGAATCGCCAACGGTGTCATGTGAAATTCGCGCAGCGAATCTGCATCGTCAAATTCATAAAACAGCGTTGCTGCCTGTTTGTGCACCAGCAAATTTCCGTACACGTAGGTGTAATATCCGGTTTCGGTGGAGTGATACGCCGCTTTGCCGGAACCGCCTTTGGTAGTACCCCATTGGGTGATAAAACTGCCGTCGCGGGCGCGGTTTTCATACACTTCGCCGTATTCGTGATCCACAAAATATTTCATGAAAAAATCGAGCGATTCGTCGGCGACCTGCAAATATTGCTGCTCTCCGGTGAGGCTGTATAGTTGCAGTCCGGCGGTGATGGCCTGTTCCATTTGCCACCAGGCTTTGGCGGTATCGGGAATTCCCCACATCAGCATGTCGCCGGTGACGCGGTTGTAATCTTTGTATGGCCCGCCGTATTCGTGATCGTAGCCGTTATCCAGCACATGATCGACGGTGGTTTTTGCGCCCTGCAAATAATCGGGATTCGGGTCGATCTGATCCATCCGCGCCAGACACCAGCCGGTTTTCAGCACGTGCCCCATAATTGTCATTGTGTTGCTGCCGGTTACGGACCAGTTGCTGTTGTAGCCTTCCGCAAAACCGATGGACTGATTGGGCATCGAAGCGATCAGCCGGTTGAGCATGTTATCCGCAATTTCGCGGAGACGATCGAGATATTGGGCATCTTCGGTCATCAAATATAAATAGAGCAAATGGGTGGTCATGGCATCCACCGTCGCGTTGAAACTTTTGTTGGTCGATGCGGTCCAGTTGTAGGTGCCCACATCAAAATAGCCGAAATAATCCGGGCGATCATCCCAGAGATGCGCTTCAAGATCCGCGTATCCGCGCTGCAACCATTCCCATGCCAGCGAATCGCGGGTGGCTTCGTAAAATGCAGCGATGCCCAGCAAGGCATAATGCTGGTCGAATGCGTTTTTGTTTGCGGTCGGCGATTGCGGCGAGCCGTTGCGATTCACCCGCTGATACCAACCGCCGTTTGCAGCGTCCCAACAGTGATCGTACATAAATTGCAGGGTTTCGCGTGCCAGATTTATGTATAATGTATCGCCGGTGATCATGTAGGCGCGGGTCATTCCGTAGGCGTTCCGCGATTGCGAAATGGTCCATTTGGTGGTGCCGGTTGGCGTTCCGGTGCGATTAACATCGGTGTAAAATCCGCCGTATGTGTTGTCCCATGCATCCAGCCAGAAGCCGGCGGTGCTGTCCATGTAGCCGATCACGTTATCCGGATGTTGCAGATATTTGGATTGCAGCGTTTGCCCCGTCAGCATTCCGCTGATGAAAAAAACGATCAGAACAATCATTGTTCGATAACTATTCATCTAAAAAATATCCCGTTTTTTTGTTGAACCAGCCGGGCAAAAAGGCATTGCCCGTCAATTAATATCCATTCCCGAACAAAATATGATATGGTTGTTTGAATTACAAAAATTAATATCGAAATTTTGCCGATGAAAAATGAAGAACTGAAACAGCTTTTCCCGGGTATCGCGGATGAACAAATTGCGCAGTTTTCCCAATTTGCGGATGTGTTGCGCGATTGGAACCAGCGCATCAATTTGATTTCCCGGCAGGATGTGGATAATTTGTGGACACACCATTTTTTGCCCTCGATCATTCCGTCGACGTTTATCGATCTGCCGGCGCAATGTTGGGTGATGGATATCGGCAGCGGCGGCGGCTTTCCGGCGATTCCGCTGAAAATTTTGTATCCGCAATGGCAACTGCTGATGGTCGAATCCATCCGCAAAAAAAGCGCATTTTTGGAAAATGCCATCCAAACGCTGCAATTGCCGCACGCCACCGTGGTAAACGACCGGGTGGAAATGTTGGGCAAACGCGGCGAATTCCACCATAAATTTGATCTCGTAACCGTTCGGGCAGTGGCGGCCATTCCCAAATTGATCGAATGGGGCACGCCGTATCTGCGCCGCACCGGGCGTTTTCTGCTCTGGAAAGGCACCTCCGATTTGCCGGAAATGCAGGCAACCGCCAGCAAATTGCGGTTGAAATTCCGGGTCCATCAGGTGCCGGAAGCGCTGCAATCGCTCTCGCCGAAATTATCCGCGCTGTGCTGGTTCGAAATTTGGCGCGGCAGATAATCGCCAAAAATTGTTGCCAGCAAAAACCTGTGGAAAAATAAAACGCTTTGATCACCACTGTTCAATGGCGATAGTAATACTTTGATTTTTTAACCCGCACCATTGCGGGAAAAAATAAATAGTGAACATTTGCCGGGTTAAATTCCCGATAAAATAACCGAAAACTTTTTTGGCGGTTTATTCGTCTATTGCAGAAGTAATCGACAGACACTCCTCAATCAACTGCCGCCCGGAAAAATATAGATTCAGATGACAAAACAACCTTCGAAAGACAGCCTGATTTTACTGGCGCTTTGGCTGCTGATGTTTTCCGCCACCAGCCAATTGATGATTATTTCCCCGATTTTGCCCCAAATCAGCGCAGAGCTGAATATTCCCGAAGCCCTGAGCGGCACGTTAATTACGGCATACGCAGTGATGCTGGGTGTTTTTGCGCTGGTCATCGGGCCCATTTCCGATAAAATCGGTCGCCGGAAAATTATTTTGCTGGGCACCGGCGCAATGAGCCTGGCGCTGTTCCTGCACTATTTTGCATTCGATTATTTTTCGATGATGACCGTTCGGGCAGTTGCCGGATGCGCCGGCGGCATGCTCACCGGCTCCACAGTGTCGTATGTCGGCGATTATTTTCCGTACGAACGGCGCGGTTGGGCAAACGGCTGGATTTCTACCG of Calditrichia bacterium contains these proteins:
- the rsmG gene encoding 16S rRNA (guanine(527)-N(7))-methyltransferase RsmG, producing MKNEELKQLFPGIADEQIAQFSQFADVLRDWNQRINLISRQDVDNLWTHHFLPSIIPSTFIDLPAQCWVMDIGSGGGFPAIPLKILYPQWQLLMVESIRKKSAFLENAIQTLQLPHATVVNDRVEMLGKRGEFHHKFDLVTVRAVAAIPKLIEWGTPYLRRTGRFLLWKGTSDLPEMQATASKLRLKFRVHQVPEALQSLSPKLSALCWFEIWRGR
- a CDS encoding AGE family epimerase/isomerase, with product MNSYRTMIVLIVFFISGMLTGQTLQSKYLQHPDNVIGYMDSTAGFWLDAWDNTYGGFYTDVNRTGTPTGTTKWTISQSRNAYGMTRAYMITGDTLYINLARETLQFMYDHCWDAANGGWYQRVNRNGSPQSPTANKNAFDQHYALLGIAAFYEATRDSLAWEWLQRGYADLEAHLWDDRPDYFGYFDVGTYNWTASTNKSFNATVDAMTTHLLYLYLMTEDAQYLDRLREIADNMLNRLIASMPNQSIGFAEGYNSNWSVTGSNTMTIMGHVLKTGWCLARMDQIDPNPDYLQGAKTTVDHVLDNGYDHEYGGPYKDYNRVTGDMLMWGIPDTAKAWWQMEQAITAGLQLYSLTGEQQYLQVADESLDFFMKYFVDHEYGEVYENRARDGSFITQWGTTKGGSGKAAYHSTETGYYTYVYGNLLVHKQAATLFYEFDDADSLREFHMTPLAIRDTALVIAAVTRDEQPYADFDAQQRILRLAAGVGGEFAVTYAPAAPLAIAETGNTLPDGFSLAQNYPNPFNPVTHIDYQLSNFSDVKLQIYNTLGQLVKTLVNGQQSAGKFSVQWDGTNQLGERVSSGVYMYRLAVGNAVQSQKMVLMR